The stretch of DNA GCGTGCTCCAGTCTGGATAGCTGTCTTGGAAAAATTTCCCTGACATATGCGCGTCTTTGGCGATGTAATTACGGCCACCGTGGCGGGCCACACAGTCATCAAGCTTTGTTAAAAGCGCGCGTGTTTTCTCGCCTTTATTAGCAAAATCAAGCGCCAAACTAACGCCCGGTCCGATGTTGCAAAAGCTCATAACACCCGGTGAGGGCTCTGTGCCGTGATGTTTTAAAACCGCCAGAAAAGACCCTTGGCCAGAGTGTTTGATAATAGACAGCATCTCGCGGATACCGTCTTGGGCGCAATCTTGCGGGATCAGGCATTGATGTTGGTAAAAACCCTTGCGACCATATAATTTATTCCAATCAGCGATACTATCCAGCGGATAAAAATAAGGGTCATAATGGGCGCGGCCTTTGTACCGCGCGCCGGGGCGGATGCGGTATAACGTATTGAACAGACCGATAGTAAAACGGTTAAGAAGAAAAGCGGGTGTTGGGAAAGGCCAGCGGAATTTAGTCTCGCTGTCATGGGGGCTCAGCCCGCCGTAATCCGAAAACCTAGCGCGGGTGAAAATCCCGCGACCCAATTTTGATTGGGGCGCAAAGCAATCCACCCAAGCAACATTATAGGGCCAATCGGCACTGTCGGCGGAGAGTTTAAAGAATTCATCCAGCGAGCGGTAAGGTATATTTTCAACATCCAGATAGGCAGATTTTATGGGTTTTAATTTTAACTCGACCCAATCAATGATGCCCGTTAATCCCAAGCCGCCGATTGTCAGGGCGAACATTTTTTTATTCTTGGTTGGCGTGCAAACCATCGGCGCACGGTCAGAGCGGACAAGGGATAAGGCCAAGACATGCGCGCCAAAGCTGCCGTCTTTATGGTGATTTTTGCCGTGGACATCATTGGCGATCGCCCCGCCGAGGGTGACAAATTTACTGCCGGGGCTGACGGGAATAAACCAGCCTTGGGGCACGCTCACGCGCAGCAATGCGTCAAGCGTCAGGCCAGAGCGGGCGCGTAAAATACCGCTGTCTTTATCAAAGCTGATAATATGATCACGCGCCGTCATTTGTAACAGCGTGCCGTCAGGGTTTAGTCCCACATCGCCATATGAGCGCCCCATACCGTGCGGCAGTAGCGTCGGCGCGCCGTCTAATGCGTGCTTAAAATCAAGTGGGCTATGCGCGCGGGCAGGGCGACGATTTTGCGCGGCGTGTGGTAGGCGTCCCCAATTGTTAACGGGCATTGTCATGATAATAACGCCCCTTTTTCGACCAGCACAATAATCACCGAGAGCAATCCCAAAACGAGGCTTAACGGATCTTTGATGGCGAATAAAACGGGGTCATCATTCATCTCTCCACGGTACGTCAAAAGCCACATCCGCATCATCCAAAAGGTAAGGATAATACCAACCGCAAACAGGCCATAAGGGGATGTGAGGGCTGGGTTTTCAGCAATTAATCCATAGAGTGAAAAGGCCACAAGTGTCATCGCCAATGACATAATACCAAAGCCCAAAATAATAGGACCGTCTGTGCGGCGGTATCCCCGTCCCGGAATTAATTCAGATGTATTGCTGTCTATCGCGACCTGTTTATTCACTTCAGTATAGCGTTTCACTAAGGACAAGCTGAGGAATAACGCCACGATAAAACAGGCGAGCCAAGGGGAGACGGGTTCTGATAAAATTGCGCCACCCGCCGCGACACGTATCAGAAACAGATTGGCCAGTGTCAGCACATCAAAAATGGCCACGCGTTTAATATAAAAAGAATAAGCCAGGGTCAGCACTAGATATAGACACAGCACCGCAAAGAACGCCGCATTAATTGACCACGCCATCACTGCCGCTAAAGCAAGCCCCATCATCACAATCAAGACACCTGCGGGCACAGGCAGCGCGCCACTGGCAAAGGGTCTGAATTTCTTGCGGCTATGGGCGCGGTCATGTTGTATATCGACTAAATCGTTTAGGACATATGTTGCACTGGCCAGCACACCCATGGCCAGAAATCCAAGGAGTAAGGCGCCGTAATCCGTAACGCTTATGCGGTCGATGATGAGTATTGGGATCAGAAATAAAAGAAGGTTTTTCACCCATTGATGAAGGCGTAATGCCTTGATAACGGCCTTTAATCCGCCTTGGCTTTTATCGATGATTTGAACGGGGGTTCCGATTTTGGATGTCACGCGATGGGCGGATTTTGGCGGGTTGACGGCAAAGGCATTCTGACTGTCTTGCCAGACCGCTATGTCCGCGCGCGCATTACCGACATAGTCAAAACCCTTTGGATAATGCGATTTTAAAAAGGCGGCCTTACGGGCGCTGGTTAGATTGACGTCTTGTGTGCTGCCGAAACTGTCATCGATAAACTTAAACTGGCTCGCAATTTTGCGCACTAATCTTTCGTCACTGCCAGAACATAAAATCACGGCTTGGCCTTGGGCTTTGGCCGCTTTGGCTTGGGCTATGACGGCGTCGTTATAGGGCAGGGTCGCGACGTTAATTCTGTGCCCGACAAGGTCAAAGAGCGCAGCTTTTAGCCGTTGCTTCTGCCCGAGATATTTGAATAGAATAAGCAGTGTTGCCAAAGGGTGATAACAGACTGCTAAGAGCAAAAGCTCATGCGATAAATCATTTCGGATAAAGGTCCCGTCAAGGTCAAGGACAAGGGGCATTTTCGCAAGGGGCGTTTGTGTCTGTACCAAACTGTCCATGACCATGAAAACCTTATTGCGCGACTGTGCCCCATGGGCGCTCCGCTGTAGCCTATCGCATGCGGGGTTAAAAGCCTATAAATCTATGCGGTAATGCAGCGTACAATATCCTGCCTCGACACGGTCCCATCTTGTTTTGGGGTCGGTAATGCTGTCCTCTATGAATTGATCCATCAAGGCTTGCTCTATTGGGTAGTCTTTGGAGTGTTCTTTGTAGATACAGTCGACAATCCCCGCGAGCGGTTTTTCGCCCAAGACTCGTGATGGTCTATCCATAATCATCTTGATATATCCCTGTTCAATCCAAAGCGGCACAGCCATGCCTTTACGCTGTCCGTAATAAAAAACATGGGATGACCAATCCAGCCCCAATGTCATCAACGTGCCATGGGTCGAAACACGTTCTTTCACCAAAAGCGCGATTTGATGCGGTGGTTGATCTGTGAACTCTGATGGGTTTGTTGTGAGTTTATAATAACCGTCAGTGAAGGTTATGATTTGCCCCGCCACCACTGCGACCAAACCAAGGCTGCCGATAATTTTGAAATGTTTCCCCGCCTCTAATAACGCGCCTATAACACTGGCGACGGCGGCAATTAAAAAGATGCTATTGGCCGCTTGGTAATATTCATGCTGAATATGCAGATTAGCAAACAAGACCATTGGCAGGAGGAAAAGCAAAATTGAGGTGAAGGTAAGGGTGAGTGTCTTTCGCCAGTGTGAAGCGCGGTTTCTTAAGGCTAAAAGAGCTATGAAAAGAAAGACTGCTACCCACCAAAATTGACCAATCGCTTCGGGGATTGCGCGGTCTTTGATCAGGTCTATCCAAAATTCTTTTGTAAAGCGCGTGGACATATCGCCAAAATTCCACAGCGATAAATTATCAGAGGCTAGAAAAAACCCGACCATGGATTGTTTTTTCAAAACATCTGTATGCGTCGTCCATGACAGCCCAATGTAAAGCGCGATAAGAACAGCAATAAGCAAGACTGCGCCGCGTTTGATGGTGGTGATGGTGTCAGCTGTTGTCAGTGTGGCGGGGCGCAGCGCGGTGATAACAGCTTTGTTTTGCAAGAGATAATAAATCCCCCCCGCGACCACAAAAACAGGCCAAGTTGTCGCTTTGGTGAGCACGCATAAAACGCCTAAAAGGGTCGCGGTAATGGCCGCTATCCAGCCACCTTTATCTGTGAACCGCATCAGTGCATATAAAAATCCGAGGCCGAAAAACAGCGCTGTGGTTTCAATCATAAAGGTACGAGACCAGAATATATAAAGCGGGGAGCACAGCGCGAGAATGATAAATATCCGTGCCGTGGTTTTGCGCGCGGGGAATAAATACCAGAGGATACGATAGCCTAGGATAAGGCAGCCGAGCCAATAAAGCGCGCTGACAATGCGGCCATTGGCGTCTAGGCCAAGCGGGGATATTTTAGCAAATAGCGCAACAGAAATTTGATAAATCGGTGCTTCGAAAGGGATGGTCCACGGCGTGCCGAAAACGGGCGTGATATAATTAAATGTCAGGCCGTCCTCTATCAGGTAATAGGTGCTGATTGCGGTTTGGGTTTGGCGAAAACTATGGCTTTCAATAATCGCATGATTGGCGGTTGTCGCGATGAAGCCAATATACAACAGCCCAAGAACCGTGATAAGGACCAGCAGCGCATAGCGCCTTGCTCGCGTTATCTGTCCCTCTGTCGTGGGCGCATGATCTATTGGCTTTGTCATAAATGCATCATTAGTGGCGTTACGGCGGCCTAGCGTTTATAGCTTTGACTGGCAAGAACTCTGATTGCTTAACCATGACCATAAGGCCCGCTATGAAACTCTATGATTATCTTCCGTCCGGCAATAGCTATAAGGTGCGTTTGCTTTTGTCCTACCTTGCGCTTGAATATGACTGGGTGAATTTGGACATTATTGCAGGTGAGACTCATACGGCGGATTACAAGTCGCGCAATCCTGTTGGCCAAATCCCACTGCTGGAATTATCCGACGGGCGCACGATAGCCGAAAGCAACGCGATTTTATACTTCCTTGCCGAAGGCACGCCCTACTGGCCGTCCAACGTATTTGACCAAGCCAAGTGCCTACAATGGATGTTTTTTGAGCAATATAAACATGAGCCGTCCATCGCCGTGGCGCGGTTTATCCGAACCTATTATCCGCAGGACCGCGCAGATGAACTTCCTGCCTTGATGAGCAAAGGGGTTCAAGCGCTGGATATCATGGAGGCGCATCTGGCGGATAACCAGTGGTTTGTTGGCGGCGGCCCAACCATTGCCGACATCGCGCTTTATGCCTATACTCATGTTGCGGGTGAGGGTGGATTTACCCTCTCTGATTATCCCAATATCACCATATGGCTCGACCGGTTTTCCGACCATCCGCGCCATATTCGTATTACGGATATCCCGTCATAAGGCGCGAACTTTAGTTCGTGTCAATATCAATGCCGTCCTTAGAGACATCAATGGATAAGTCAGGTTCTTGCGTTGATTGATAATAGCTATATCCGCCAATACCGATGACTGCGATGAGTAGGATGGCAATAAGTAAATTTTTATTTGAGCTTTTGTTAGACATGATATCCCCTTGAATAAACCGCCGAGCTGATATGCTTAGCGTGTATATCTGAAACATCTGACGCGTTGTTTGGTTCCAATTAAAGCGTTATTTGTTGGGATTATGGGACGAACCCTCTTGTCCGCGCAGTCTTAACAGTGGCACATCTTCCCCTGATGCCATATTCGTTACCTCTGTGACCGACGGCATCAGAGCATATTGGGTTTGATAGCGCTGCGGGCCGTAAGGACTCGCGGCCAAGAAAATTCCAGCCGTAAGGGCGCATAAAACCAGCGCGGCACCCTCGACTTTATTTTTCTTTCTCGCACTCGCGAGAAGCGCTAGCGCACCAATGCAGAGACCGACGGCAATTGCCACATCAGCTAGAGCTTGGGTGGGTAACCATAGTGCGGCAAGGGCTGCGGCTTTGGTTACACCGCCGTCAATGCTGCCTGTTACAAAGAGGATATAGCCCAAACCAAAGACAGCAGCGCCAGCAATCAAATGCGGTATCATCTGGGCTGTCGTTTGGCCAAGCACAGTCATCACCACGGGAAAAGCCACCACGCCCAACACGCAGATAAGATTAATCGTTTTTAGCTTTGCCGCAAAAGACAGCCCAAGGCTGAAAAATATGACGGCCGCGATAATTTCATAAGTCATCCTACCCCTATATCTATGCGTGCTTAAATTGACCCAAACGATTAGGCTTAATAATGCGTAAAGACGGTATGACAGCAAGAGAACTCGAACAGGATTGGTTATCGCTGCGCTGCTGGCTTTTGCGCTGCGTCGGGCCAGCGGCTGTGATTTTACTGCTGACGCTGGGGGCGTTTCGATTAATCACTGACCGCGCGCAAATGCTTGATCAAAATGCGGTGATTGTTGGCTTCTTTATACTCTATTTCGTGATTGTCCGGGGCGGGCATATGTTGATGATACGGTCGATGCATAATGAGCTTTTGAGTAAATATGAGGGGCCATATAAGGCACGCCTTGCCGCCCTGCCAAGACGCGGGAAAAGCCCTTTGCAGCGTCGCTCAAATATTGGTTTTACGCTCGCCAAGATAAAACGCGATTTAATCACAGAATTTGGTGCGCGTTGATAAAGCCTGTCTTGCAATCAGATATTGAGTTGCGCCGTGGCCATAGCTCCGCTACCCATGGATTAAGGGGGAGTACGCATGAGCACACCGACAGTTTATCCATTTCAATTTCGCGGTACGGCCAAAGAATATTTCGGCATTTGGATCGTCAATGTCCTGCTGAGTTTGGTGACGCTGGGCGTCTATGCCTCTTGGGCGAAAGTTCGTAATAAGAAATATTTCTACGGGCAGACCTTTGTGGATGATCATAATTTTGATTACCACGCGACGGGGATGCAGCTTTTCAAAGGCAAATTAATTGTCATTGGTGTTTTGTCGGTTTTGGTCGCGCTGCAGCTCTTAGCACCTGTTTTATATTTAATTGCGTTACTCGTCGTTTTGCCGCTTCTCCCATTGATTATTGTGCGGGCTTTAATGTTTAACGCCCGGGTCAGCAGTCACCGCAATGTGCGGTTTAATTTTATTGGCGAATATGGTGAGGCCTTTATAACCTTTTTGCTCCTACCCATTGCGAACCTTTTTACGCTTTACATGATTACGCCCATTATCTCGCGCGCGGCGAACCGTTTTACGATTAACCACCACACATTTGGTGACCGTGGGTTTGATTTTGATGCCAACTTGGGGGCATATTACAAACCCTTTTTGGGCATATTGGCGGTCAGTATTATTGGTATGATTGCTGGATTTGGCGCTCTTTTCAGTATGATGATGGGCAGACTTGAAGGCTATGACGGTGATCCGGAACGCCTGGGCATGATTATTATTCTTGTTACATATGGTATCATGTTCCTTGTTATTTTGCCGAGTGTGCTGTTCTATAAAGCCTGCGTGCGTAACATCGTCTTTAACGGAACGGTGCTGGATGATCAGCATGAATTTAAAAGCACCGTCAACCCATGGCGCTATGTTTGGATTATTGTATCAAATACATTTGCCGCGATTTTCACCATTGGGCTTTTAGTGCCGTGGGGGCGGGTGCGTTTTGCGCGTTATCTGGCCGATAATACGGCGCTGATAACGGACGGCTCGCTTGACGGTTACGCCAGTTCTGTTAGTGAAACGGCGGGCGTTATCTCCAGCGAATATGTCGATCTTGAAGGCATCGACATGGGCATTGGGATTTAACAACAGGCCCAAATATGAGCATAATAATATCAGGCGAATTTTACCGCAACCAATCCAGCGAAGGCCGGGCAGGGCGTTTGATTGTTGATGGCGATGATGTCAGAGTTGATATTACGGACGTTAATTTTCAGACCATTAATATGCGGCGAGATTTCCTGCGCTCCGAAATGCGGATAGAGCCAAAGCTCTCGACACTGGTGCGTAAGATTTACTTGCCCGATGGGTTGCAATTTCAAACCCATGAAAGCGCCGCCGTCGATAGCCTTGATAATCGCGCGCGCTGGAAACTGATTGCAAAGCTTGAAAAAACGGGCTGGCATTTGGTGCCTTTCGCGATTTTAACACCGATTTTGGCGGTGTCCTTTTACCGCATGATGATACCGCTAATCATTGGTTTGGGATTGTTCCTGACCCCCGCTGGCGTGCCTGCGCGCATTGATACGGCAACACTTGGCTCGCTTGATAAAATCTGGATGCGCCCCAGCCGAACACAGGACTACCGCCAAGACGAATTACGAGTCATCTTTGATGATTTAGTCCAGCAGCGCCATAAGGCGCGCGACCACCGTGTACCGGATTACACGCTGGAATTTCGCCGTATGCGCCCGGCCATGCCCAATGCGTTTGCGCTGCCGGGCGGGACGGTTGTGCTGACCGATACCTTAATTAAAGACTTTGACGATGACGATGTTTTGGCGGCAATCCTTGCCCATGAAATTGCCCATGTTGAATATGAACATAGCTTGCGCCAGATCTACCGCGCCATTGGTATGGCGGCGTTGATTAATATGATTGCTGGTGACGCGGGGCCGATGTTGGAGGACCTGCTGCTCGAAGGCAGCGCGCTTTTATCGCTATCATTCTCGCGTAAACATGAAAGCCAAGCCGACAAATACGCCGTGGAAATGATGCATAACATCGGCCGCCCGCCAGAGAAGATGGCGCTGTTTTTTGAAGCCATCCAAAACGGCGACATGAAACTGACCAAGCCGAGGAACCCGCTGCCGATATATGATGACCAAGGCGATCAGAGCCTAGACGCTGAATTTGACCCCGACCCCGCCCCTGACGCGTCGCCCGAAGTTGATTTGCGCGGCAAAAACTGGTTTTCTTCTCACCCGCTCAACCAAGAACGTATTGATGATATACGGCGCTGGTCGGCGGAACTCCGCGGTGAGGCGGTGCCAGAGCAGGGCGCTGAATAAGCGTTCTGAGCCGCCTCATTACGGCTTGGAAAAATTTGCGGGCTGTGATAGGCCACGCCTATGTTTGAACATGTGTCTATAATCCGAATTATAGGCCCGGCACGCTAGGCATAGACCGAACCGCGTGCCGGGATTTTGCCCTTTCCAAACACCCTTATTCTATCCGAGATTATTATGACCGAAACCACGCCGACACGCGATTACCGTGATACGCTGCTGCTGCCCAAAACCGACTTTCCGATGCGCGGGGGCTTGCCGAAAAAAGAACCTGAATGGCTTGAGTATTGGAACAAAATTGGCCTGTTTGAACGGCTGCGCGAACAATCCAAAGGCCGCCCAGATTATTGTCTGCATGACGGCCCGCCCTATGCCAATGGCCATATTCATATGGGCACGGCGCTGAATAAAATCCTCAAAGACATCATCAATAAATCCCAACAAATGGCGGGTTATAACGCGCATTATGTGCCGGGCTGGGATTGTCACGGCCTGCCGATTGAGTGGAAAGTCGAAGAAGAATTTCGCGCCAAAGGCCGGAGTAAAGACGATGTCCCCGGCAGCGAGTTTCGCAAGCGTTGCCGCGAATACGCGCAGCATTGGCTCGATATTCAGCGCGAAGAATTTAAACGCCTCGGCGTGATCGGCGAATGGGATAACCCTTATAAAACGATGAACTTCCAATCCGAAGCCGACATCGTGCATGAGCTTTTAAAGATTGCCAAAACGGGCCAGCTTTACCGCGGCTCCAAACCCGTGATGTGGAGCCCTGTCGAACAAACCGCGCTGGCCGAAGCCGAGGTGGAATATCAGGATAAGCGCGCGACGCAGATTTATGTGAAGTTTCCTGTTCGGGAAGTTACCTCAACTGACAACAGTTTCGCGGGCCGGCGTGATATGTATCTTGCAAATGCTAACGTCGATCATGACGCAGGAACGCCGCCTGGCGAGGATGAGCAACGATATCAAAGTGCGCAAGCTGAATTAGAAGCATTCGATATAGAGACTTTCGAATTACTAAAAGGTGCCTCTCTTTTGATTTGGACGACTACACCGTGGACTATTCCCGCCAATAGAGCTGTAAGTTATTCGAAAAATATAACTTACGGTTTGTATGAAATTGAAGAAATGGCCGAGAGTGAGTTCACTCCGTGGTCGAAGGTTGGTGATAAGTTAATTGTTGCTGATGATCTCTGGATGAAAATCGCAGAAGCTGGATTGATTAAGTCCACTAAAAGGCTCTGTGATGTAGGTGAAGACGAAATTGATGCACTAATTCTCAACCACCCCCTCCGCAATATGGAAGGGGCAGACAACAAGTACGACTTCCCCGTCCCAATGCTCGAAGGCTCTCATGTCACCGCTGATGCGGGTACAGGCTTTGTCCATACCGCGCCGAGCCATGGTGAGGATGACTATATCGTTTGGATGAGTAATGCGACAAAGCTCGAAGCTTTGGGCATTGATCCTGTTGTCCCCATGACGCTGGACGATGCGGGCTGTTACACCGACGTCATGCCACCGCGTCTGCAAGGCCTCGATGTTATCCGCACCTCTGGCAAGAAACGCGGCCAAGACGGCAAAGCCAACGCCGAAGTTTTAAAGGCGCTGGTCGAGTGCGGGAACTTGCTTGCGCGCGGGATTATGACTTTGCGAGACGCGCATAGCTGGCGGAGTAAAGCGCCCGTTATTCGCCGCGCCACACCGCAATGGTTCGTGTCCATGTCCAAGGGCGGATTACGCGATAAAGCCATGGCCGCGATTGAGGACACAGCGTTCTTCCCTGAACGCGGACGTAACCGCCTGTCGACCATGGTCGCGGATCGTCCTGATTGGCTGATCTCCAGACAGCGCAATTGGGGTGTTCCGATTACCTTGATTGTCGGGCCAAATGGTGAGCTTCATACAGAGCGCGACGATGCGGAATTAATTAATTCACGCATCTTGGCCGCCGTTGAAAAAGACGGTGTTGATGGTTGGTTTGAAACTCCTGTGGAAGATTTTATGGGCGGGGATTGCGACGGCTGGGCGAAGGTCAACGACATTCTCGATGTCTGGTTTGACAGTGGCTCGACCCATGCGTTTTGCCTGAAACGCCGGGATGATTTGCCGGACCGTGCGGACCTCTACCTCGAAGGGTCTGACCAACATCGCGGCTGGTTCCAAAGCTCGCTTTTGGAGAGCTGCGCGGTCTACGACGAGGCGCCCTATAAAGCTGTGCTGACCCACGGTTTTGTGGTCGATGAGAAGGGCCTGAAAATGTCCAAGTCGCTCGGCAACACCATGAGCCCTGAAGACATTTCTAAACAATACGGCGCAGACATCATGCGCCTTTGGGTGGCGTCATCCGACTGGGCAAATGATCTAAAAATCGGCAAAGAAATCATCCAAACCAATGTCGATGCCTACCGCAAAATCCGCAACACCATGCGCTATATGGTCAGCGTTCTGGAAGACGCGAAAGACATCCCGCGTGTGGATTATGCCGATATGCCCGCGTTAGAGAAATGGGCGCTGCATCAACTCGCGACCTTTACGGATGAGCACAAAGCGCTGGTTGAAAGCCATGATCATAAACGCATTCTCTCGACGCTGTTTAATTTCCTGACTGTGGATTTGTCGGCCTTTTATTTCGATATTCGCAAAGACGCGCTTTATTGTGACCCGAAACACGGCACACGCCGCCGCGCCTATATCACCGTGGTCGAAGAAATTTTCAAGCGCCTGACCACATGGCTCGCGCCCACCTTGTCCTTTACCATGGAAGAGGTCTGGCAATGGGTTTACGGGGGGGATGAAACGTCTGTGCATTTGCAGGATTATTTCGACGCGCCGAGCGAGTGGAAGGACGCAGGATTGTCTGATAAAATCGATGTTATCCGTGCCTTCCGCACTTCAGCGTCAGAGACGATTGAGCCTCTCCGCAAAGATAAAGTTATTGGCTCATCACTTGAAGTGCGCCTGACTGCGCCTACGGATGCTGCGTTGGTTTCTGCACTGACGGCGCTCGGTGTGACGCGCAAAGATGATTACGCAAACCCGTCTGACCCGTCCGATACGCTCGCGGATTATCTGATTGTGTCAGAATGCGATTTGTCATCCAAAGCGGCCGACATGAGCGTTCACGCCTTATCATCGGATGCCGCCTATAAAAAATGTGAACGCAGCTGGAAATATTTCAAGATGGCCCAAAACGAAGGCAGTAATATCACACCCCGTGATGCCGCCGCCGTCGCAGCCTTTGACGCGGGTTAGATTAAAAACCTATCGTTTGTCGTCATGCCCGCCCTTGTGGCGGGTATGCATCTGTCAAAGCAGTATGACTAATGCTAAGTCATGCGCATGGGTAGCCGCCACAGGGGCGGCTATGACGGCATTATAAATAATATTGTGCATTAAAACCCCACCAGTTTTCCGTGACAGACCCACTCTGTCGCGCTACACATATTCTATGTCAAAAATGATACTCCACATTGGGAATTATAATTATTCCAGCTGGTCTTTGCGGCCTTGGTTAGTGCTGCGTAAATCGGGATTGCCGTTCACGGTTAATGTCATCGATTTGGACGTGCCCGGGTTTAAGGATAAATTATTGGCGCTATCATCCATGGGCACTGTGCCTGTGCTGGAAGTCCATACAACAGACGGCGTGCAGATGATCCCTGACAGCCTGGCGATTTGTGAATTTTTGGCCAAATGTGTGCCCAACCTCTGGCCAACAGATGCGGCCACGCGCGAGAAAGCCCGCCAAGCGACAAAGTTGATGCATGAGGGATTTGCGGCCCTGCGTAATGAAGCGCCGATGAACCTGCGTCGCCGTACATCGACCAAAATGCCCAAAGACTGCATAGCCGACGCCGCCGATATGGACGGCCTGTGGCAGGACCTTTTGGCCGATCATGACGGCGCGTTTTTGTTCAAAGACTGGTCAATAACGGACGCCTTTTACACCCCCGCAGCCACGCGGTTTGAGAGCTACGGCATCCCGCGGTCTGCGCGCGCTGATACCTATATCAGCGAGCTGATGTCCGACCCTGATTTCCAAGATTGGGAAGCCATGGCCTTTAAAGAGACGCATATCCTGCCCGACACCGATAAGGTCAACGCCTAGCCACCATTACCGAGACGATTATGAACCTAAAAGACACCATACGCACTATTCCTGATTTTCCCAAACCGGGGATTATGTATCGGGATATTACGACGCTGCTGACTAACCGCCGTGCTTTTGCGCAGACGATTATTGATATGTCTGCGCCCTATCAAACCAAAGATATTGATAATGTTGCGGGCATAGAAGCGCGCGGCTTTACCGTAGGCGGCGCGATTGCTTATGAATTGGGCGCGGGGTTTGTGCCCATCCGCAAAGCGGGCAAGTTGCCCTTTGATACCTATGCCCAAGATTATGATTTGGAATACGGCTCTGACACGCTGGAAATTCACGCCGACAGCATCCGCAAAGGCGAGCGCGTCTTGCTCGTCGATGACCTGATCGCGACGGGCGGCACAGCGGAGGCGTCGATAAAACTGCTTCTCAAAGCCGGGGCGGAAATTGTGGGCGCTGCGTTTATCGTGGACTTGCCAGATTTAGGCGGGTTGGCGCGCATCACGAAAATGGGTATTCCTGTGACCGCCTTGGTGACTTATGACGGGCATTGATAGGGTCAGTTTAAAACCGCAATATAAGATTTTCACTTTAGTCTTAGTTGCAGCCACCGTTTTGGCAGCAATAATAGAAACGATATTAGGGGTCTCTTTAACCGGTTTAAAAATCATAATACCGTCGCTTGCCGCTGTGACTGCGGGCGTTGACTTCCTCAAAACGCATGACCGCCGTATGACGGATGCGGAGCGCAAACGCGCTGT from Fretibacter rubidus encodes:
- a CDS encoding adenine phosphoribosyltransferase, translated to MNLKDTIRTIPDFPKPGIMYRDITTLLTNRRAFAQTIIDMSAPYQTKDIDNVAGIEARGFTVGGAIAYELGAGFVPIRKAGKLPFDTYAQDYDLEYGSDTLEIHADSIRKGERVLLVDDLIATGGTAEASIKLLLKAGAEIVGAAFIVDLPDLGGLARITKMGIPVTALVTYDGH
- a CDS encoding M48 family metallopeptidase: MSIIISGEFYRNQSSEGRAGRLIVDGDDVRVDITDVNFQTINMRRDFLRSEMRIEPKLSTLVRKIYLPDGLQFQTHESAAVDSLDNRARWKLIAKLEKTGWHLVPFAILTPILAVSFYRMMIPLIIGLGLFLTPAGVPARIDTATLGSLDKIWMRPSRTQDYRQDELRVIFDDLVQQRHKARDHRVPDYTLEFRRMRPAMPNAFALPGGTVVLTDTLIKDFDDDDVLAAILAHEIAHVEYEHSLRQIYRAIGMAALINMIAGDAGPMLEDLLLEGSALLSLSFSRKHESQADKYAVEMMHNIGRPPEKMALFFEAIQNGDMKLTKPRNPLPIYDDQGDQSLDAEFDPDPAPDASPEVDLRGKNWFSSHPLNQERIDDIRRWSAELRGEAVPEQGAE
- a CDS encoding ABZJ_00895 family protein, with product MTGIDRVSLKPQYKIFTLVLVAATVLAAIIETILGVSLTGLKIIIPSLAAVTAGVDFLKTHDRRMTDAERKRAVRGSFAIFLLVSLITAPLGLIDPDNRDMIMSILAGFLIALLIVFALTYGLIALSYGWMVNKRAIRLGIVG
- a CDS encoding glutathione S-transferase, producing MSKMILHIGNYNYSSWSLRPWLVLRKSGLPFTVNVIDLDVPGFKDKLLALSSMGTVPVLEVHTTDGVQMIPDSLAICEFLAKCVPNLWPTDAATREKARQATKLMHEGFAALRNEAPMNLRRRTSTKMPKDCIADAADMDGLWQDLLADHDGAFLFKDWSITDAFYTPAATRFESYGIPRSARADTYISELMSDPDFQDWEAMAFKETHILPDTDKVNA
- the ileS gene encoding isoleucine--tRNA ligase → MTETTPTRDYRDTLLLPKTDFPMRGGLPKKEPEWLEYWNKIGLFERLREQSKGRPDYCLHDGPPYANGHIHMGTALNKILKDIINKSQQMAGYNAHYVPGWDCHGLPIEWKVEEEFRAKGRSKDDVPGSEFRKRCREYAQHWLDIQREEFKRLGVIGEWDNPYKTMNFQSEADIVHELLKIAKTGQLYRGSKPVMWSPVEQTALAEAEVEYQDKRATQIYVKFPVREVTSTDNSFAGRRDMYLANANVDHDAGTPPGEDEQRYQSAQAELEAFDIETFELLKGASLLIWTTTPWTIPANRAVSYSKNITYGLYEIEEMAESEFTPWSKVGDKLIVADDLWMKIAEAGLIKSTKRLCDVGEDEIDALILNHPLRNMEGADNKYDFPVPMLEGSHVTADAGTGFVHTAPSHGEDDYIVWMSNATKLEALGIDPVVPMTLDDAGCYTDVMPPRLQGLDVIRTSGKKRGQDGKANAEVLKALVECGNLLARGIMTLRDAHSWRSKAPVIRRATPQWFVSMSKGGLRDKAMAAIEDTAFFPERGRNRLSTMVADRPDWLISRQRNWGVPITLIVGPNGELHTERDDAELINSRILAAVEKDGVDGWFETPVEDFMGGDCDGWAKVNDILDVWFDSGSTHAFCLKRRDDLPDRADLYLEGSDQHRGWFQSSLLESCAVYDEAPYKAVLTHGFVVDEKGLKMSKSLGNTMSPEDISKQYGADIMRLWVASSDWANDLKIGKEIIQTNVDAYRKIRNTMRYMVSVLEDAKDIPRVDYADMPALEKWALHQLATFTDEHKALVESHDHKRILSTLFNFLTVDLSAFYFDIRKDALYCDPKHGTRRRAYITVVEEIFKRLTTWLAPTLSFTMEEVWQWVYGGDETSVHLQDYFDAPSEWKDAGLSDKIDVIRAFRTSASETIEPLRKDKVIGSSLEVRLTAPTDAALVSALTALGVTRKDDYANPSDPSDTLADYLIVSECDLSSKAADMSVHALSSDAAYKKCERSWKYFKMAQNEGSNITPRDAAAVAAFDAG